In the Sulfobacillus thermosulfidooxidans DSM 9293 genome, TCGGGGGAGCGTGGACCCTAAGAATTTGGGGTGCTTGGGCCAAGATGACTCAAGATGCTATCACAGTGCCAGGACGCCTAGGGCCAATTATTGCGGCCCTGGGAGAACTGGGAGCGACCTTTTGCTTAATTGTCGGTCTCTTTGTGTTTTTAGGGCACAAACCCTTAAGGCGTTTCACTCCTGGGCTTTTTCCTCTTCTCTATGCCTTTTTGGTTTACATCGAGGCTCCATTGTCTGGAACAAGCACGAATCCTGCCCGCACGCTCGGACCCGAAATCATCGCCCATGACTTTAGCGGGTGGTGGGTTTATTGGATTGGTCCCCTATTCGGATGTGTTGTGGGGCTCTTTGTGCTGGATAGGCTCTTGCCTTACCTGAGTCAGGAAATATTGACCGCCAAAATCTCTTATATTCATCACGATCCTCATAGGATGTTGTCGGGATGATACGACGAATATTCTTGTGACGAGATCTGACACTTTGAGACATTCGGCATGCATCCTAAGCAAGTCGAATGTCTTTGTTGTCTCAACATCTATTCCTATTTTGTCATAAATGACAAAAAAACATGACAAAGAATCAGATAAATTGAGGATAATGCTATGATTATTTTGTGATATATCGAGAAAAATATGACACGTTCATTAAGTGGTTGTGAGATGTTCAATAGCAAAGGGAGAGATGTGGATGGCTGAGACATTGGCGTCAGATTTGCAACGTCACCAAAGCCCAAATGAAGGACTCGCCAAAGATCTAACTTGGTTATCGGTCATCGGATTAGGCGTTTCCAGTGAAGTGGGGGCTGGGGTCTTTTATCTAACCGCCCAGGTTCAAGGCGTGGTACCCGGGATTGGGCCTCATGTTCCTCTCGTGTTGATAGTGGATGCCATATTGGCTGCCGTGTTAGCGGTTACCTATTGGTTTTTTTCTCATTCTATTGCGGGAGCTGGCGGTGAGTATCTTTTTGTTTCGCGCAGTCTGGGTCCTCAAGTCGGATTTGTGATTCATGTGGTGTCGTGGTTTGGAGCCACGGCGAGCATTGGATTTTTGGCGTATACGGCCCCATCATTTATTGCTCAGGCCTTGATGTTGGTGCAAAAAGGGGCTGGGCTGTGGATGAGTTCCACAATTGGGACGCTGGTGACGGGGCTCTTTTTGATTTGGCTTGCTTGGGGAATTCATGTGCGCGGAATCAAACATGTGGGAACCCTCGTGAAAATTGCCATGGTGGTTATTTTCCTGGCTGCATTGAGCGTGATTATTATCGGTTTTACTCATAATGGTACGGAATTAGCGCAAAAGCTGGCAACCCACGATCAATTATCTGCGTCCTATCTAAGTGCCCATGCTACTGCTCATCCTTCGTGGCTGGCCTTTTTTGAAGCGTTGCCTGTCCTATATTTTGCTTATGCGGGGCTAAGAAGCGCAACCTATGCGGGAGGCGAAACACCTAATGCCAAAATGGTGGTCGGGCGGAGCATTCTGATTGTCTTGGCCTTGGTTGCGGTCTTGTATGTCAGCTTTGCTCTGGCGTTGTATCACATGGCACCGTGGCCAGTTGTTGCGGGGCTAATATCAACTGGGCACAAATCCTTGGCGAATGCGACCGCGTTAGCCGGATTATTTTTACCCAACTGGCTTGCTGTCACATTAAGTTTTGGTGTGGCCTTTATTGTTTTTAAGACCATGTTGCCCGGGATGATGGGACAATCCCGCATGTTGTTAGCCTTTGCCAAAGATGGCTGGGTTCCTAAGCCATTGGCTCAGTTATCGCCTAGGAAAACCCCAGTCACGGCTTTAACTGTAGGGGCTCTCTTGTCGAGTCTAATTTTGATTCAGACAGCGTTAACCGGGACAGCCTTTGGTCTGGCGTCGAGTGTTCTTGCCGGTGCCATTGTGCATGCTGCCTTAGGACTGGGGCTAATCTTTATGCCGACATTGGCACCGGCGTTGTTTGCCGCCAATAAAAGTTGGTTAGTCCATTATGCTGGGTTGCGAATTCTTTTGGGATCCTTGATGGTTCTTATCGGGGGCGGCTTAGGAATTTTAGTGGTGATTCCGGAAATCAAAAATCCTTGGTACTTTAACCCGTTATTCCAAGTTCTTCTTTTTGCTGGCATTGGGGTCGTTCTTTTCCGTCATTACGCGAAGCGGGAGGTGCCTTCTACTTCGTCATAACCAGATGCCAAACAAAACAATATGTGGTAAGAAAAAAGATAGGGTATCTTTCCTATCTTTTTTCTTTCTTTTTGCTTGTTTTTTCTCATCTCGTTTGTGTGACTATCGAGGTATGTCATTTTATACGTTTACCGTCATGGCAAGCCGGATGAAAAACGGGCTGATACCTGGATACCAAGGCCCATCCACACCATTCTTTTATAGGGCCTGTTTTCAAAAGAGGTGGCGTAGGGGTAACGCTGTGTTCGAGATTATTCAATTCGAGGGAGGTTTGAGGCTACGGGTAACGATTTAAACGACAATGACCTTAGGCTTGTCCGCTGGGACGAATCCATGGGCGTGCAATTTGCCGAGCCGTGGTATCAAGACCCGGATGTTCTCTATTTTTCTGAAGGGCCAGGGTGTCAACCCTTTAACACGGAACGACTTTGGAAAATGTATCGGTATCTTCACCATCACGGTCAGTTATACATTATCGAAACTTTTCACCACAATGATTGGCGGCCCATTGGGGATGTGACGTTGGCCCAAGATATGATGCCGATAGTAATTGGTGACAAGAACTTTCGGGGACAGGGCCTTGGTTTTCGCGTGATATCCTTATTAATCCGTTATGCACAAGAACACTTAAAATGGTCGTCTTTAGTGGCACATAAAATCTATGTCTATAACGCAGCGAGTCTACGTGTATTTACCAAAGCGGGATTTTGCATCACCCATCATGCAAAAGATGACCGAGGATTAGAGTATGTGCGCATGGAACTACCGTTGCAGGCAGAAAAAGACAGATAAGGAGAAGAGACATGTTGACAGGGGTTTTACGCTGGTGGTGGCAGCCGTCTTCATGGTTGTCAACGACAAAAGGGCGCATCCTTGAGAGACCATGGATTGGGGCTTTGGTTTATGAAGGTGGCCTGCTATTGGTGGCCATGATCTGGGGGACGAGTTATTTAGCGACCAAAACGATTGTGGCCATCCTTCCCGTCTTTTGGTTTCTGGCCTTCAGGTTTTCTCTCACGGCATTGATTTTGTTGGTCTTATCCTATAAATCGTTACGGCACACTTCGTGGCAGCTGTGGCGTTCGGGTATGATATTGGGATTGTTTATTTCTGGAATCTATGTTTTGGAAACAATCGGTATCTCGCAAACATCCGCCGTTGATGCTGGGCTTCTCATTGCGTTGAACGTGATTTTGACCCCGTTTGTTGATGCCATGATTCGAACCCATCGCCTCCATTGGCGAGTGGTGGGGATTTTGGCCGTGGGTCTTCTGGGAACAGTATTAATAACAGGATCCCAAAGTCTGTCGCTCACCTTAGGATCTCTCTGGATTCTAGGAGCTTCAGGGTTAAGAGCGGTACAGGTGTCTTTCAGCAAAAAGTTGGTCGGGGGACATGACTGGGATCCCAAGATTTTGAGTTTTATCGAGTTTTCGGTGGTGGCTGTAGTCACCTTTTTGATTGCTAAACTCTACTATCCCTTATCATGGAGCCAACTTCTTCAAATACCGTCGTCGGTCGACGAATTGATTCTTTATTTAGTCTTGCTTGGAACCGTTTTTGCGTTTTTGATGCAATGGCAAGCTATTAAACGTAGCAGCCCAGCAAAAGTGGCTTTATTGCTGGGAACAGAACCGTTATGGGCTTTATTGGTGGGAATAATTTGGGGACATGAGCACTTGTCTCTGGCTGGATATTTGGGAGCCGCGTTGTTAATTGGCGCGACCCTCTGGGGACGAAGAGAAGGTTAGGGGGATAATGCCGGGGATTGTTGAGCACGGGAGATGTTGTATACAATCGTAGCGGACCTGATGTATGGTCTATAACATGAAACAGACAGGAGGGGTTTAACATGTCTCTATGGTTTGTCGAATCGGCCTCGTCAGGTCACAAGTTGGAATGGAAGATTCGCCGCGAAGTCTATTCCACCCAGTCGGCCTTTCAACATATTCGGGTGGTTGAAACCGAACAATTTGGGATGGCTTTGATTCTTGACGGGATTATGCAAACAACCATGGGAGATGAATTTATCTATCATGAAATGTTAGCGTTTGTGCCCTTGTTATCGCATCCCGCTCCCAAACGGGTTCTGATTATCGGAGGTGGCGACGGCGGGCTATCCCGGGAGGTCCTGAAGGTGCCCGGTGTCGAACATGTTGTTATGGTCGAAATCGATCCCATCGTCGTGGACGTGGCTAAGCGGTATTTTCCCCATCACACGGAATCGTTGAATGATCCGAGACTTCACATTGTGTTTGAAGATGGCGCCGCATTTTTGAAGTCTCAAGCCCACACACCTGAGAAATTCGATGTGATTCTCGTTGATTCGACCGATCCCGAAGGAGATGGGCCCGGCCAGTTTCTTTATACCTCTGCCTTCCATGCCGATGTCAAGAATGCATTGAATCCTGGCGGTATTTATGTGCAACATACCGGTGCCCCATTTTATAACCCGGAAGTGCTAGGTATGGTCACCGAAGATGTGGGCAAAAAATTTCCCCTTTGCCAAACGTATTGGGCGACCGTTCCAACCTATCCCGGAGGCATTTTTACTTTCACCGCGGGATCTTTAGGTCCCGACTTATCACAACCCATTCGCGCATTACCCTGTGAAACCCAGTGGTATACGCCAGATATTCACCGCCTTGCTTTTGCGTTGCCGCCCTACCTGCAAAACTTGATTCGAACCGAAATCAAAGCAACACGTTAAAGATTGGGGGATATTCTCCCCCAATTTGTTTTTTGTTGTCTGCATCCCGCGCTATTGATGAACCGGCAACTTTTTCCATGGGCCGACGTCGCCTTGCCGGTAAAAAATCGACCCCAGAAAATTGGGGTGTGTGGCCTCAATACTTAAACCTAGAAACGTATTGGACGAAAAATGCCGGGTGTATGCGCCGGATTTTAGCGTGGTGGGTACCGTAATCATCCACACACTAAGGAGTTGGTGCTGTGGACCTTCCCCTGAGCCAATAAAGGTGACGTGAGATCCTCCGACGTGTTGTTGCACCCAGGACGTAGCGGCAGGAAAGCTGGCGGGGCTGACATCCACGTTGGCGGCAGAAATACTTCCACACGCCGTTAAAACGGTCGATAAAATCACGGGAACAATTGCGATGGGGCGTAATGCCAAAATCCGAGTCATGGAAATTCCTCCCGTGCTCACGGTGATCCTGATGATAGCTAGTGACGTTGACGTGGCCATTTATTAAATTTTCATTGGCTATTGTACCACTAAGCGCGCTTGTATTAGCGCATGTCTTTGGCAATCTACGGTAAGATGAATGTACGGGTAAAAGGCCGCAATGGCAAAATGGAAAGGACGTGTACGGGGATGGCAAAAAATGAGAGGAATTATGAGAAGAATGGGCAAGCGTCCTATTCCGGTATCGCCGACACCAAACACTATAAAGAGGCAATCCGACATCTTCAAATTGAACTCGTTAAAGTCCAACGTCACGTTGTGGAGACGGGATCAAAAATCCTCATCGTATTTGAAGGCCGCGATACCGCTGGGAAAGATGGCACCATCAGGCGATTTGTGAAATATCTTAATCCCCGCGAAACCCGGGTCGTGGCCTTAGCCAAGCCCTCTGTACAGGAACTCAGCCAGTGGTATTTTCAGCGTTATGTAAAGCACTTGCCATCGGCTGGGGAAATGGTTTTCTTCAACCGGAGTTGGTATAACCGCGCTGGCGTCGAAAAAGTGATGGGTTTTTGTTCTGACGACGAATATGAAGAGTTTATGACCACGGTTCCCTATTTTGAACAAATGCTACGCCATGCAGGAATTCACCTGTTTAAGTATTATTTGGATATTGATCGTCACGAACAAGAAACGAGGTTGGAGGCGCGGCGGGATAACCCGTTAAAACAGTGGAAGATGAGTGCGATGGATGGGGTGGCTTTAGCCCATTGGGATGATTACTCATTGGCCCGCAATCAAATGTTTCTTCGCACCTCGAGCCCTGAAAGCCCGTGGATTATCGTCAAGGCTGATAACAAAAAGTTAGCGCGGATGAATCTTATCCAACATTTTCTTATGCAACTGGAGTATCCCGGTAAAAAGCATGAGATCCTTCATCCGGATCCGGACATTGTCTTTCCCTTTTTGGAAGATGATTTGCATAATGGGCGCATAGCTCCCTAAGAGATTTAGACTTCGACCGGACGCTTTTGATCATAATATGGGAGTAGACTTTTAATAATGTTCAGTTGCTGCTGAACTTGCTCAAAATCTTCTTCCGTCTTGGCCAGGGAGACAAGACCATGAAATAATCCAGTATGAAAGGCGATTAATTGGCGCTGGTAGACGCCTTGCGGCAAGGAATCATTCAGGTGAATCGGACGGATTTCCGCATATTGAGCAATCAGGTGTTGTCTCATTTTCTCGATTTGTTCGGGAGACATACTATTCCTCCTAAAAAATTATGACCTTGTGATAATATTATATCCCAATAGTCGAAGAATAGAACCCCAATTGCATATAAAGCCTGCGCATTCCCTTTCCTAGGTCAGGCCAGAAAAGGTCAAGCGGGCGGCGGCCGTTTGCCCGCCTTGCGGGGGTTTTCTTTCTCCCTTAAGGCTTGACATAGCGTTTTACCGTTTCCAAAGACGGATGGCCGATACTTCCGGCATGGTACGCCCGTGCGGCAATCTGGGCAAGGGCATTAAAATCCGCGCCGTGGATCATTAATCATCTCAATGCGGCCGCAATCCGGGCAGACAAAGACATGGACAATAATATTTTTTTCTGTTAACTGATCGAAGAACGCTTCATCACGTGCGCCCAACAACACATCAGCGGCTACACCCCATCCCCGGTTCAAACCGCCCGTGCGCAGTGCATGGGGACCCCGGTATTCCATGGCAATTTGACAACTTTGGCACATATGATCCGGCAAGTTTTGTGCAGAAGATGTGCCTTCCATGGCATTTCGCAGCGATTTAAAGAATCCCATCACGTCTACCTCCTTTTCGATTGTGAAAAATTTTAGCATAGGCAGGACACAAACGTGGGGTTAAGACATTTTTGTTGGCCATTTTGGCACGTTATTCTTTTTCTTGCGACGAGGTTTTGTATGATGAAGACAATTTTATCAGCAAAATAGAAAGGACGAAGAGACGGCTTGGCTTATGAAACCAGATTGGTTAAGGGATTATGCTCTGGCGAAGATCAGTTATAAACCCCAACGAACCCTTTGCCGGTCCATAAAGGGGGAGTTAGTTGTTGACGAATGGAATGATGAGGGGCGTCATCGATGGATCGTGCCAGGTCGAAATCCGAATGTGATGAAATCATTAGTTGAGATATTGCCTGAGCACGGTGTTGTAATGGCAAGAGCTTCAGTGCTTAACCCTTATATGAAGAACAAAGGCATCAGCACCGTACGAAAATTTTATGTTATGGCAAAAGACAAGGCACCAGCGAATTGGCCCTCTTGCGTCACTATTGTTCAGGATGAGGATTATGCCGCCATTAAGGATTTCTATGATGCCTCGCCTTTTCCAAGAGAGCCAGACGTTCTCCGGCACCAGATTGCGCGTGGGCTTGTGGTTGCCATCAAGCAAGATGGTATGTTTGTGGCCGCTGGACTCGTTGACGGGGACAAAGGAAATACGGGTGTCATTGCGGGGATCTTTACCCTTGAATCATACCGTAGACGGGGATATGCGCTCAAAATAACGGAGGCATTAACGTTCTTGATTAGGCAAAGAAATAAACGGCCCATTTTGTTTTGGCAAAACCCGGTGGCCGGGCGGGTTTACCAACGAGCGGGATTCTCTTTTCTGCAAGAGGATGTAGCACTGTGGCAAATTTATTGGTGATCCGGTTAATTCTTCAACCCATAAAGGAGTTAGAAGGTAGACCATGATGTCTAAACCGTGGGATGAGGCACACAATGTGGGACAAGCCTGGCACCGTTGTTTTCACACTTTTTTTAATCACCGATCTGAAGACTTTTTCGAAGTTTTTCCGCCAGGACGCAAAAAGGCCCGCACGGCTTTTAACTGGAGTTTTGGCGCTTTATTCAGTGCGTATGCAGCGTGTTTAGGCATTCCCGCCTTAAAACCGGAATTGCTTCAAGACTTGCCAGCATTGAAAAACGCTCTTTATAGATACAAGACGAATCGGCATCAGGGGTTTTTGAGCACAACAGGCAAAGGACAAGGGCAGGGCGATATCTATTATGATGACAATGCCTGGCTTGCACTGGCGGCTCTTGAGATTTTTCGTCATACCGAGGAAGAATTCTGGCTCGATATGGCCTATCACATCTACCAGTTTATTATGCAAAATGGATTTGAGCCCAAAACAGGTGGGGTCTTTTGGCGAGAATCTCCAAGAAGTTCTTTGCATGTTTGTTCAACGGGACCAACCCTGTTATTGGGTGTGCAACTCAAACAATTCGGCTGCTCTATTGCGGAGGCAGATTTGACGAAAATGCTGGCATGGTGTTGGCACATGCGCAATGATCAAGGCTTATTCCAAGACCATGAAGAATTTCAAACAGGACGTATCGATAAAGCGATTTATACCTATAATACGGGAACTCCGCTGCATGCCCTCGCCACAATAACTGAGATTATGCCTAAGCCTTTGTACCAGGATATGGTCTTTGATATCGTAAAGAGCTTGCCCTATTTGCTCCACGACAAGACTTTGCCGCCGACCCCCTGGTTTAATGTGGTGTTGCTGCGCGCGCTAGTTTATGTCCACACACAGCATTTAGGAGATGTTAGCCAAGTTATAGATGCCTATCGCCACGCGATGATCGATGCATGGGAGCGTTTTGAAAACACCTCCGAGCCTCTTGTTCTGCCTTCTTCTGAAAATTCTTCGGGGATCCTCCTGCGAGATGCCGCAGCATCGGTAGAGACATTAGCTTGGTTATATCGCCTCGAACATGTGTCAGTCAAAGGATCAGGTTAAAGATTTTCCTTAAACGGGTTAAATGATGCTGTACACACAAAATGGCAGAATCGTGATAAACTCTTCAATATGTGTGAATATTAACTCTTTTATAGCACAGAGTATGTGCTGATCGATGACTGACGGAGGGACGGACAGTGGATAAGATAGCCCAAGCCAAGAAAATGGCGGCTGAGCGAGCAGTAGATTTTGTGGAAGATGGAATGACTATTGGGTTAGGAACGGGGTCAACATCCTACTTTGCGATTCAACGTTTAGGAGAACGCGTGGCAGAAGGTCTTCGTATTCGAGCCATTGGCACATCCAAACGGACCGAAGAATTGGCTCAAGCTGTTCATATCCCTCTCATCACTTTTTCTGACGTGAAAGAACTTGACCTGGCAATTGACGGAGCCGATGAAGTGGCGCATGACTATTCCCTGACGAAAGGTGGAGGCGGGGCATTATTGCGAGAAAAATTGGTGGCTTCCGCTGCGCGCCGTTTTCTCGTGATTGTTGATCATACCAAGCGGGTTCATCATTTAGGAAAATTTTTGTTGCCCGTAGAAGTTGTACCATTTGCCTGGGAACTGACTCATTACCGGATTGAACAGTTAGGCTGCCGAGCGACAAGGCGGCGGCAAGATAATGGGGAACCCTTTATTACGGACAATCACAATTACATCTTGGACTGTGATTTTGGGGAAATTGTTGATCCGCCTTTGTTGCATAACGCGTTAAAAGCATTACCAGGTGTTGTGGAAACCGGGTTATTTATTGACATGGCCTATGCCGTCATTGAAAGTGACGGCGAACATGTCACGGTGGAATATCCCAAGTCCTAAACCCTTTTTGCGGGACGCTCCTTTTGCGAAAGTTGCTGGTGGCTGGCGACCGGGCCGTCACAAAGGAGCGTCTCGTGCAAAGCGTGACGTTATATGGGAATGACGGGAAGGGCATGAATTTGAAACCGGTTATCGTGATATTCCAGAAAAACCCCTGCAACATTGCCGTAATGCAAAAATTGAGCACTGGTCCATGGCGCCTCTAAAATACTCAAGGTAACCGCTTTCAGACAATCCGCGTGGGTGACGCCGATGACAAGTCCTTCATGATATTGGGATGCGATCATATCTAAAAACGCATTCATTCGTGCGCCGACCGCACTAAGTTTTTCCCCGCCCTGAGGTGGGGATTCAGGATTATGCTTCCATTGATTATAATCCTCGGGATTAGTACGCAGGATATCGTCAATCACTTGCCCGTCGAAGGCTCCAAGATGAATTTCATGAAGGCGG is a window encoding:
- a CDS encoding MIP/aquaporin family protein; the protein is MKVLFLGFSEFVGTFLLIAVGCSFVVVDFAASSPVVHWIPDAGLRRALTGFLFGCTGGLIALSWVGKWSGAHINPVVTVAFWWRKKIAWPTALIYIVAQCAGAIGGAWTLRIWGAWAKMTQDAITVPGRLGPIIAALGELGATFCLIVGLFVFLGHKPLRRFTPGLFPLLYAFLVYIEAPLSGTSTNPARTLGPEIIAHDFSGWWVYWIGPLFGCVVGLFVLDRLLPYLSQEILTAKISYIHHDPHRMLSG
- a CDS encoding APC family permease, translated to MAETLASDLQRHQSPNEGLAKDLTWLSVIGLGVSSEVGAGVFYLTAQVQGVVPGIGPHVPLVLIVDAILAAVLAVTYWFFSHSIAGAGGEYLFVSRSLGPQVGFVIHVVSWFGATASIGFLAYTAPSFIAQALMLVQKGAGLWMSSTIGTLVTGLFLIWLAWGIHVRGIKHVGTLVKIAMVVIFLAALSVIIIGFTHNGTELAQKLATHDQLSASYLSAHATAHPSWLAFFEALPVLYFAYAGLRSATYAGGETPNAKMVVGRSILIVLALVAVLYVSFALALYHMAPWPVVAGLISTGHKSLANATALAGLFLPNWLAVTLSFGVAFIVFKTMLPGMMGQSRMLLAFAKDGWVPKPLAQLSPRKTPVTALTVGALLSSLILIQTALTGTAFGLASSVLAGAIVHAALGLGLIFMPTLAPALFAANKSWLVHYAGLRILLGSLMVLIGGGLGILVVIPEIKNPWYFNPLFQVLLFAGIGVVLFRHYAKREVPSTSS
- a CDS encoding GNAT family N-acetyltransferase, which translates into the protein MRGRFEATGNDLNDNDLRLVRWDESMGVQFAEPWYQDPDVLYFSEGPGCQPFNTERLWKMYRYLHHHGQLYIIETFHHNDWRPIGDVTLAQDMMPIVIGDKNFRGQGLGFRVISLLIRYAQEHLKWSSLVAHKIYVYNAASLRVFTKAGFCITHHAKDDRGLEYVRMELPLQAEKDR
- a CDS encoding DMT family transporter; translation: MLTGVLRWWWQPSSWLSTTKGRILERPWIGALVYEGGLLLVAMIWGTSYLATKTIVAILPVFWFLAFRFSLTALILLVLSYKSLRHTSWQLWRSGMILGLFISGIYVLETIGISQTSAVDAGLLIALNVILTPFVDAMIRTHRLHWRVVGILAVGLLGTVLITGSQSLSLTLGSLWILGASGLRAVQVSFSKKLVGGHDWDPKILSFIEFSVVAVVTFLIAKLYYPLSWSQLLQIPSSVDELILYLVLLGTVFAFLMQWQAIKRSSPAKVALLLGTEPLWALLVGIIWGHEHLSLAGYLGAALLIGATLWGRREG
- the speE gene encoding polyamine aminopropyltransferase, which gives rise to MSLWFVESASSGHKLEWKIRREVYSTQSAFQHIRVVETEQFGMALILDGIMQTTMGDEFIYHEMLAFVPLLSHPAPKRVLIIGGGDGGLSREVLKVPGVEHVVMVEIDPIVVDVAKRYFPHHTESLNDPRLHIVFEDGAAFLKSQAHTPEKFDVILVDSTDPEGDGPGQFLYTSAFHADVKNALNPGGIYVQHTGAPFYNPEVLGMVTEDVGKKFPLCQTYWATVPTYPGGIFTFTAGSLGPDLSQPIRALPCETQWYTPDIHRLAFALPPYLQNLIRTEIKATR
- the ppk2 gene encoding polyphosphate kinase 2 is translated as MAKNERNYEKNGQASYSGIADTKHYKEAIRHLQIELVKVQRHVVETGSKILIVFEGRDTAGKDGTIRRFVKYLNPRETRVVALAKPSVQELSQWYFQRYVKHLPSAGEMVFFNRSWYNRAGVEKVMGFCSDDEYEEFMTTVPYFEQMLRHAGIHLFKYYLDIDRHEQETRLEARRDNPLKQWKMSAMDGVALAHWDDYSLARNQMFLRTSSPESPWIIVKADNKKLARMNLIQHFLMQLEYPGKKHEILHPDPDIVFPFLEDDLHNGRIAP
- a CDS encoding GNAT family N-acetyltransferase translates to MKPDWLRDYALAKISYKPQRTLCRSIKGELVVDEWNDEGRHRWIVPGRNPNVMKSLVEILPEHGVVMARASVLNPYMKNKGISTVRKFYVMAKDKAPANWPSCVTIVQDEDYAAIKDFYDASPFPREPDVLRHQIARGLVVAIKQDGMFVAAGLVDGDKGNTGVIAGIFTLESYRRRGYALKITEALTFLIRQRNKRPILFWQNPVAGRVYQRAGFSFLQEDVALWQIYW
- a CDS encoding glycoside hydrolase family 76 protein gives rise to the protein MMSKPWDEAHNVGQAWHRCFHTFFNHRSEDFFEVFPPGRKKARTAFNWSFGALFSAYAACLGIPALKPELLQDLPALKNALYRYKTNRHQGFLSTTGKGQGQGDIYYDDNAWLALAALEIFRHTEEEFWLDMAYHIYQFIMQNGFEPKTGGVFWRESPRSSLHVCSTGPTLLLGVQLKQFGCSIAEADLTKMLAWCWHMRNDQGLFQDHEEFQTGRIDKAIYTYNTGTPLHALATITEIMPKPLYQDMVFDIVKSLPYLLHDKTLPPTPWFNVVLLRALVYVHTQHLGDVSQVIDAYRHAMIDAWERFENTSEPLVLPSSENSSGILLRDAAASVETLAWLYRLEHVSVKGSG
- the rpiA gene encoding ribose-5-phosphate isomerase RpiA: MDKIAQAKKMAAERAVDFVEDGMTIGLGTGSTSYFAIQRLGERVAEGLRIRAIGTSKRTEELAQAVHIPLITFSDVKELDLAIDGADEVAHDYSLTKGGGGALLREKLVASAARRFLVIVDHTKRVHHLGKFLLPVEVVPFAWELTHYRIEQLGCRATRRRQDNGEPFITDNHNYILDCDFGEIVDPPLLHNALKALPGVVETGLFIDMAYAVIESDGEHVTVEYPKS
- a CDS encoding histidine phosphatase family protein — encoded protein: MPLSVLLVRHGESEANIHNVIVSDRFDPALTDYGRQETQSLAPKWQGQPVSTIYSSPLRRTMETAQIWAETLNVPTVYPDPRLHEIHLGAFDGQVIDDILRTNPEDYNQWKHNPESPPQGGEKLSAVGARMNAFLDMIASQYHEGLVIGVTHADCLKAVTLSILEAPWTSAQFLHYGNVAGVFLEYHDNRFQIHALPVIPI